The following are encoded in a window of Maylandia zebra isolate NMK-2024a linkage group LG5, Mzebra_GT3a, whole genome shotgun sequence genomic DNA:
- the wdr77 gene encoding methylosome protein WDR77: MNSSVDTSMTKENRWDIPPNAPACMERHLCAAQYRADGTLLLGASSLSGRSWQGSVWIYSDPDQAPSEGFCKAGVQTEAGVTDVKWVSEKGIIVASDSGALELWELAEDECLLVNRFTKHDHDHIVTTVSPVVGATAAVTGSMDCRIKVWDLSQETVVTTYNVHTQPVACVACSPTDESLFLSCSQDGRVLLWDRRKPNKPASRIDVESHSCSPTSLAWHPHHRSTIAFGDELGRVTVKDFLGSEPSQVENVHSRRVNGLAFSTHSTPLLASVSDDCSVAVMDSELREILRDRRHQDYVKGVSWLHNGSSTLTTVGWDHHVLHHKVGPADGIPSSSS; this comes from the exons ATGAATAGTTCCGTGGATACTAGCATGACCAAGGAAAACCGGTGGGACATACCCCCCAATGCTCCAGCGTGCATGGAGAGGCACCTGTGCGCGGCACAATACAGAGCAG ATGGCACCCTGCTACTTGGTGCCTCCAGCCTCTCTGGCAGAAGCTGGCAGGGATCTGTTTGGATCTACAGCGACCCTGACCAGGCCCCCAGTGAGGGATTCTGCAAAGCTGGTGTGCAGACTGAGGCTGGTGTCACAGATGTCAAATGGGTGTCAGAGAAGGGAATTATTGTTGCGTCAGATTCAG GTGCCTTGGAGCTCTGGGAACTAGCAGAGGATGAATGTCTACTGGTTAATCGCTTTACCAAGCATGATCATGACCATATTGTCACCACAGTAAGCCCCGTGGTTGGAGCAACCGCTGCAGTCACTGGCAGCATGGACTGCAG AATTAAAGTCTGGGATCTAAGTCAGGAAACAGTTGTCACTACCTACAATG TGCACACACAGCCAGTCGCTTGTGTTGCCTGCAGTCCTACAGATGAGTCTCTGTTTCTCTCCTGTAGCCAA GACGGCCGTGTGTTGTTGTGGGACAGGAGGAAGCCCAACAAACCTGCATCAAGAATAG ATGTAGAGTCACATAGCTGCTCCCCTACTTCTCTAGCTTGGCACCCTCACCACAGAAGCACCATTGCTTTTG GCGATGAGCTCGGCAGGGTGACTGTGAAAGATTTCCTGGGATCGGAGCCGTCTCAGGTGGAGAACGTTCACAGCCGTAGAGTTAATGGGCTGGCCTTCTCCACACACAG CACACCCTTGCTAGCCTCTGTTAGTGATGACTGTAGCGTTGCTGTTATGGACTCTGAACTGCGAGAAAT ACTCAGAGACCGGCGGCACCAGGACTATGTCAAAGGTGTGAGCTGGCTTCACAATGGCTCCTCCACCCTCACAACAGTAGGCTGGGATCATCATGTGCTTCACCATAAAGTGGGTCCAGCTGATGGCATTCCCAGTTCCTCTTCTTAG
- the LOC101469155 gene encoding uncharacterized protein LOC101469155 isoform X1 codes for MKKGSLNFLGRKNHSLFDTNVKMQEMDNVELVLGSSATHESGTASVRARPTVKHGASLSESFQGFAVPMPKVPLLPPVNGPKTNGSVGWDPLSNGSITSVPNLDKGEIFVPPPPSVAPPPPPSEWIPPPPDFLGDLNTLDLATIQPPSMPAPNPPSVEPKDLSFLKPPPMAPPKPPSTTSTGSPSSIPISSPPSAQVPEHPKFAAPQPPTERQQKTQKKPPPKPIRISSVSNSDSPPQTPAPPPPVQTPTLSTFNPQNTAKVNTAPKTSFLNVFEDRDKKPKHMLLLEDSGSSSSGPVLVKVDGNAPKVPTLSKPVPIVKELEENLQVAQPSESTLFEQKTVTKTETKTKAKTETISVQPEITKPVQPPPQKSLQLDEVDNTQINLETSKDKLGENQGPKAESPKAENPREYQSPAPVKPGEYQSPAPVKPVRYQNPNQKYSPILDHKLRNLKGSETHGARDGNAASPLALLKAAKEREKNRTTHSVSQENSGKNSEQPSIHSSDLSSSGSSAVKLTEKILPETPKSFSPVDRPQTNDAPETSSSHALVNGQAPSTSPALNRIIETPAVSKKAEERQKAYQSSSLSQTPQPEGNKDGFSMPLLPPPPEFDDLSKIMDLPPSIIPPDPPTKKAPSPPVTSLSPASVQYPLNKTQPSASPPSSVPPPPLKTAPSASIPPPPLNTAPPSSIPPPPLKTAPPSSIPPPPLKTAPTASIPPPPLNTAPPSSIPPPPLKTAPPSSIPPPPLNTAPPSSIPPPPLKTAPTASIPPPPLNTAPPASIPPPPPLNHPPPNVQPKTQVQTKPKPDSTQPARTLEQRHFDLQCILKKKLEEMAPKISHQKEDVEPSSDEWESNDQLKSPTTKYHQKAATLDMRELQRKVNKKYPDNSPTKALTSNGPKSKYQHGMTFTVRPGTKNPITYHE; via the exons ATGAAGAAGGGGTCGCTGAATTTTCTGGGTCGAAAGAATCATTCTCTTTTCGACACCAATGTCAAAATGCAGGAGATGG acAATGTAGAGTTGGTCCTGGGGTCATCTGCAACTCATGAGTCAGGGACTGCAAGTGTGCGAGCTAGACCCACAGTGAAGCATGGTGCT TCCTTGTCTGAGAGTTTCCAAGGCTTTGCTGTCCCAATGCCGAAAGTCCCTCTCCTGCCCCCTGTCAATGGTCCAAAGACCAACGGTTCAG TTGGTTGGGATCCATTGTCCAATGGCTCCATTACTTCAGTGCCTAACCTTGATAAAGGGGAAATAtttgttcctcctcctccttctgtaGCACCTCCACCACCTCCAAGTGAATGGATTCCACCTCCACCAGACTTCCTGGGTGACTTAAACACTCTAGACCTAGCAACCATACAGCCTCCTTCCATGCCCGCACCAAACCCTCCTTCAGTAGAACCAAAGGATTTATCCTTCCTAAAACCACCACCAATGGCTCCACCAAAGCCTCCATCTACCACTTCTACTGGCTCTCCATCATCCATACCCATCTCTAGTCCACCATCAGCTCAAGTTCCAGAGCATCCAAAATTTGCCGCCCCACAGCCCCCTACTGAAAGGCAACAGAAGACTCAGAAGAAACCTCCTCCAAAGCCCATTAGAATTTCCTCAGTCTCCAACTCTGACTCCCCCCCACAGACTCCTGCACCACCACCCCCTGTGCAGACACCCACATTGTCCACTTTCAATCCCCAAAACACAGCAAAGGTTAACACTGCTCCTAAGACCTCATTTCTCAATGTGTTTGAAGACCGTGACAAAAAACCTAAGCACATGTTACTCCTGGAAGATTCCGGGTCTTCCAGCTCTGGCCCTGTTCTCGTCAAGGTGGACGGTAATGCTCCCAAAGTGCCTACACTATCTAAACCAGTTCCCATTGTAAAGGAGCTGGAGGAGAATTTACAAGTTGCCCAACCTTCTGAATCTACCCTATTTGAGCAAAAGACAGTGACTAAGACAGAGACTAAGACAAAGGCTAAAACAGAGACAATTTCAGTGCAACCAGAAATAACCAAACCAGTACAGCCACCGCCTCAGAAGTCTCTACAGCTTGATGAAGTTGACAATACTCAGATTAATTTAGAGACAAGCAAGGACAAACTTGGAGAGAACCAAGGTCCAAAAGCAGAAAGTCCAAAAGCAGAAAATCCTAGAGAGTACCAAAGTCCAGCCCCAGTCAAACCTGGAGAGTACCAAAGTCCAGCCCCAGTCAAACCTGTACGGTATCAAAATCCAAACCAGAAATACAGTCCGATATTGGATCACAAACTACGTAACCTGAAAGGAAGTGAAACCCATGGAGCACGAGACgggaatgcagcttctccgctGGCTCTTCTAAAGGCAgctaaagaaagagagaaaaacagaacgACGCACTCTGTTTCACAGGAAAACAGTGGAAAGAACAGTGAGCAGCCAAGTATTCACTCAAGTGACCTTTCAAGTTCTGGCTCTTCAGCTGTAAAACTGACAGAAAAAATATTACCAGAGACTCCAAAATCCTTCAGTCCAGTAGACCGTCCACAAACAAATGATGCTCCTGAAACTTCAAGCAGTCATGCCCTGGTCAATGGTCAGGCACCATCTACCAGTCCAGCTCTCAACAGGATTATAGAAACCCCTGCTGTTAGCAAAAAAGCAGAGGAGAGACAAAAGGCATATCAAAGCAGCTCACTGTCTCAGACTCCACAACCTGAGGGCAATAAAGATGGGTTCAGCATGCCATTACTGCCTCCACCACCAGAGTTTGATGATTTAAGCAAGATTATGGACCTGCCACCTTCCATCATTCCACCGGACCCTCCCACAAAAAAGGCACCGTCACCACCTGTAACCTCTCTTTCCCCTGCCTCAGTTCAGTATCCTTTGAATAAGACACAACCCTCTGCAAGTCCTCCCTCTTCagttccacctcctcctctgaaGACAGCACCTTCAGCTTCaattccacctcctcctctgaaTACAGCACCTCCCTCTTCaattccacctcctcctctgaaGACAGCACCTCCCTCTTCaattccacctcctcctctgaaGACAGCACCTACAGCTTCaattccacctcctcctctgaaTACAGCACCTCCCTCTTCaattccacctcctcctctgaaGACAGCACCTCCCTCTTCaattccacctcctcctctgaaTACAGCACCTCCCTCTTCaattccacctcctcctctgaaGACAGCACCTACAGCTTCaattccacctcctcctctgaaTACAGCACCTCCAGCTTCaattccacctcctcctcctctgaacCACCCACCTCCTAATGTCCAACCAAAGACACAAGTCCAGACAAAACCCAAGCCAGACTCCACTCAGCCAGCACGCACTCTGGAACAAAGACATTTTGATCTCCAGTGCATCCTAAAAAAGAAGCTGGAGGAAATGGCCCCCAAAATTTCCCACCAAAAGGAAGATGTAGAGCCTTCCTCTGATGAATGGGAGTCCAATGACCAGCTCAAATCACCAACTACCAAATATCACCAGAAAGCAGCAACTCTGGACATGAGGGAGCTGCAGCGTAAAGTGAACAAAAAATATCCAGATAACTCGCCAACAAAAGCTTTGACCAG CAATGGGCCGAAGTCTAAATATCAACATGGTATGACTTTCACAGTTCGGCCTGGAACCAAAAATCCTATTACTTATCATGAGTAG
- the LOC101469155 gene encoding uncharacterized protein LOC101469155 isoform X2, whose protein sequence is MKKGSLNFLGRKNHSLFDTNVKMQEMDNVELVLGSSATHESGTASVRARPTVKHGASLSESFQGFAVPMPKVPLLPPVNGPKTNGSVGWDPLSNGSITSVPNLDKGEIFVPPPPSVAPPPPPSEWIPPPPDFLGDLNTLDLATIQPPSMPAPNPPSVEPKDLSFLKPPPMAPPKPPSTTSTGSPSSIPISSPPSAQVPEHPKFAAPQPPTERQQKTQKKPPPKPIRISSVSNSDSPPQTPAPPPPVQTPTLSTFNPQNTAKVNTAPKTSFLNVFEDRDKKPKHMLLLEDSGSSSSGPVLVKVDGNAPKVPTLSKPVPIVKELEENLQVAQPSESTLFEQKTVTKTETKTKAKTETISVQPEITKPVQPPPQKSLQLDEVDNTQINLETSKDKLGENQGPKAESPKAENPREYQSPAPVKPVRYQNPNQKYSPILDHKLRNLKGSETHGARDGNAASPLALLKAAKEREKNRTTHSVSQENSGKNSEQPSIHSSDLSSSGSSAVKLTEKILPETPKSFSPVDRPQTNDAPETSSSHALVNGQAPSTSPALNRIIETPAVSKKAEERQKAYQSSSLSQTPQPEGNKDGFSMPLLPPPPEFDDLSKIMDLPPSIIPPDPPTKKAPSPPVTSLSPASVQYPLNKTQPSASPPSSVPPPPLKTAPSASIPPPPLNTAPPSSIPPPPLKTAPPSSIPPPPLKTAPTASIPPPPLNTAPPSSIPPPPLKTAPPSSIPPPPLNTAPPSSIPPPPLKTAPTASIPPPPLNTAPPASIPPPPPLNHPPPNVQPKTQVQTKPKPDSTQPARTLEQRHFDLQCILKKKLEEMAPKISHQKEDVEPSSDEWESNDQLKSPTTKYHQKAATLDMRELQRKVNKKYPDNSPTKALTSNGPKSKYQHGMTFTVRPGTKNPITYHE, encoded by the exons ATGAAGAAGGGGTCGCTGAATTTTCTGGGTCGAAAGAATCATTCTCTTTTCGACACCAATGTCAAAATGCAGGAGATGG acAATGTAGAGTTGGTCCTGGGGTCATCTGCAACTCATGAGTCAGGGACTGCAAGTGTGCGAGCTAGACCCACAGTGAAGCATGGTGCT TCCTTGTCTGAGAGTTTCCAAGGCTTTGCTGTCCCAATGCCGAAAGTCCCTCTCCTGCCCCCTGTCAATGGTCCAAAGACCAACGGTTCAG TTGGTTGGGATCCATTGTCCAATGGCTCCATTACTTCAGTGCCTAACCTTGATAAAGGGGAAATAtttgttcctcctcctccttctgtaGCACCTCCACCACCTCCAAGTGAATGGATTCCACCTCCACCAGACTTCCTGGGTGACTTAAACACTCTAGACCTAGCAACCATACAGCCTCCTTCCATGCCCGCACCAAACCCTCCTTCAGTAGAACCAAAGGATTTATCCTTCCTAAAACCACCACCAATGGCTCCACCAAAGCCTCCATCTACCACTTCTACTGGCTCTCCATCATCCATACCCATCTCTAGTCCACCATCAGCTCAAGTTCCAGAGCATCCAAAATTTGCCGCCCCACAGCCCCCTACTGAAAGGCAACAGAAGACTCAGAAGAAACCTCCTCCAAAGCCCATTAGAATTTCCTCAGTCTCCAACTCTGACTCCCCCCCACAGACTCCTGCACCACCACCCCCTGTGCAGACACCCACATTGTCCACTTTCAATCCCCAAAACACAGCAAAGGTTAACACTGCTCCTAAGACCTCATTTCTCAATGTGTTTGAAGACCGTGACAAAAAACCTAAGCACATGTTACTCCTGGAAGATTCCGGGTCTTCCAGCTCTGGCCCTGTTCTCGTCAAGGTGGACGGTAATGCTCCCAAAGTGCCTACACTATCTAAACCAGTTCCCATTGTAAAGGAGCTGGAGGAGAATTTACAAGTTGCCCAACCTTCTGAATCTACCCTATTTGAGCAAAAGACAGTGACTAAGACAGAGACTAAGACAAAGGCTAAAACAGAGACAATTTCAGTGCAACCAGAAATAACCAAACCAGTACAGCCACCGCCTCAGAAGTCTCTACAGCTTGATGAAGTTGACAATACTCAGATTAATTTAGAGACAAGCAAGGACAAACTTGGAGAGAACCAAGGTCCAAAAGCAGAAAGTCCAAAAGCAGAAAATCCTAGAGAGTACCAAAGTCCAGCCCCAGTCAAAC CTGTACGGTATCAAAATCCAAACCAGAAATACAGTCCGATATTGGATCACAAACTACGTAACCTGAAAGGAAGTGAAACCCATGGAGCACGAGACgggaatgcagcttctccgctGGCTCTTCTAAAGGCAgctaaagaaagagagaaaaacagaacgACGCACTCTGTTTCACAGGAAAACAGTGGAAAGAACAGTGAGCAGCCAAGTATTCACTCAAGTGACCTTTCAAGTTCTGGCTCTTCAGCTGTAAAACTGACAGAAAAAATATTACCAGAGACTCCAAAATCCTTCAGTCCAGTAGACCGTCCACAAACAAATGATGCTCCTGAAACTTCAAGCAGTCATGCCCTGGTCAATGGTCAGGCACCATCTACCAGTCCAGCTCTCAACAGGATTATAGAAACCCCTGCTGTTAGCAAAAAAGCAGAGGAGAGACAAAAGGCATATCAAAGCAGCTCACTGTCTCAGACTCCACAACCTGAGGGCAATAAAGATGGGTTCAGCATGCCATTACTGCCTCCACCACCAGAGTTTGATGATTTAAGCAAGATTATGGACCTGCCACCTTCCATCATTCCACCGGACCCTCCCACAAAAAAGGCACCGTCACCACCTGTAACCTCTCTTTCCCCTGCCTCAGTTCAGTATCCTTTGAATAAGACACAACCCTCTGCAAGTCCTCCCTCTTCagttccacctcctcctctgaaGACAGCACCTTCAGCTTCaattccacctcctcctctgaaTACAGCACCTCCCTCTTCaattccacctcctcctctgaaGACAGCACCTCCCTCTTCaattccacctcctcctctgaaGACAGCACCTACAGCTTCaattccacctcctcctctgaaTACAGCACCTCCCTCTTCaattccacctcctcctctgaaGACAGCACCTCCCTCTTCaattccacctcctcctctgaaTACAGCACCTCCCTCTTCaattccacctcctcctctgaaGACAGCACCTACAGCTTCaattccacctcctcctctgaaTACAGCACCTCCAGCTTCaattccacctcctcctcctctgaacCACCCACCTCCTAATGTCCAACCAAAGACACAAGTCCAGACAAAACCCAAGCCAGACTCCACTCAGCCAGCACGCACTCTGGAACAAAGACATTTTGATCTCCAGTGCATCCTAAAAAAGAAGCTGGAGGAAATGGCCCCCAAAATTTCCCACCAAAAGGAAGATGTAGAGCCTTCCTCTGATGAATGGGAGTCCAATGACCAGCTCAAATCACCAACTACCAAATATCACCAGAAAGCAGCAACTCTGGACATGAGGGAGCTGCAGCGTAAAGTGAACAAAAAATATCCAGATAACTCGCCAACAAAAGCTTTGACCAG CAATGGGCCGAAGTCTAAATATCAACATGGTATGACTTTCACAGTTCGGCCTGGAACCAAAAATCCTATTACTTATCATGAGTAG